A region from the Canis lupus dingo isolate Sandy chromosome 9, ASM325472v2, whole genome shotgun sequence genome encodes:
- the LOC118355798 gene encoding GTP:AMP phosphotransferase AK3, mitochondrial-like translates to MGASARLLRAVIMGAPGSGKGTVSSRITKHFALKHLSSGDLLRDNMLRGTEIGVLAKTFIDQGKLIPDGVMTRLALHELKNLTQYSWLLDGFPRTLPQAEALDGAYQIDTVINLNVPFEVIKQRLTARWIHPASGRVYNIEFNPPKAVGIDDLTGEPLIQRDDDKPETVVKRLKAYEVQTQPVLEYYRKKGVLETFSGTETNKIWPHVYAFLQTKVPQINQKASVTP, encoded by the coding sequence ATGGGGGCGTCCGCGCGGCTGCTGCGCGCCGTGATCATGGGGGCGCCGGGCTCCGGCAAGGGCACCGTGTCGTCGCGCATCACCAAGCACTTCGCGCTGAAGCACCTCTCCAGCGGGGACCTGCTCCGGGACAACATGCTTCGGGGCACAGAAATTGGTGTGTTAGCCAAGACTTTCATTGACCAAGGGAAGCTCATCCCGGATGGTGTCATGACTCGGCTGGCCCTTCATGAGCTGAAAAACCTCACCCAATATAGCTGGCTATTGGATGGTTTTCCAAGGACACTTCCACAGGCAGAAGCCCTGGACGGAGCTTATCAGATAGACACAGTGATTAATCTGAACGTGCCCTTTGAAGTCATTAAGCAGCGTCTCACCGCGCGCTGGATTCATCCGGCCAGCGGCCGAGTCTACAACATCGAATTCAACCCTCCCAAAGCCGTGGGCATTGATGACCTGACAGGGGAGCCTCTCATTCAGCGGGATGATGACAAGCCAGAGACGGTTGTCAAGAGACTCAAGGCTTATGAAGTCCAAACACAGCCGGTCCTGGAATATTACCGGAAAAAGGGAGTATTGGAAACCTTCTCTGGAACAGAAACCAACAAGATCTGGCCCCATGTGTATGCTTTCCTACAAACAAAAGTTCCACAAATAAACCAGAAAGCATCGGTTACTCCATGA